The following coding sequences lie in one Nitratireductor mangrovi genomic window:
- a CDS encoding TetR/AcrR family transcriptional regulator, with product MNATVGKLNPRKSPLQGRSRATCEAVMEAAARILEQDGRQGLTTNHVAERAGISVGSLYQYYPGKEAILAALIRQMRREMLADFEAAVVASRDANLAGTAKALVRAAVKHHLRRPALAQALEREEADLPLDEETMALKAKLRALVIGVLAERGVGDAETVAFDLIAMCHGMVEAAVQTGERDFDGLCRRLDRAVLGYLGAPGAA from the coding sequence ATGAACGCCACCGTCGGCAAGCTCAACCCGCGCAAATCCCCGCTGCAGGGGCGCAGCCGCGCCACCTGCGAGGCGGTAATGGAGGCGGCTGCTCGCATTCTGGAACAGGACGGGCGGCAGGGCTTGACGACCAACCACGTGGCGGAAAGGGCCGGCATCTCGGTCGGTTCGCTCTACCAGTATTATCCGGGCAAGGAGGCGATCCTGGCGGCGCTGATCCGCCAGATGCGGCGCGAGATGCTCGCTGATTTCGAGGCGGCGGTGGTGGCGTCGCGAGACGCCAATCTTGCCGGGACGGCGAAGGCGCTGGTGCGCGCGGCGGTGAAGCACCATCTTCGGCGGCCGGCGCTGGCGCAGGCGCTGGAGCGCGAGGAAGCCGACCTGCCGCTGGACGAAGAGACGATGGCGCTGAAGGCGAAACTGCGCGCGCTGGTCATCGGGGTTCTCGCAGAGCGTGGGGTGGGTGACGCCGAGACCGTCGCCTTCGACCTCATCGCCATGTGTCACGGCATGGTGGAGGCCGCCGTGCAGACCGGCGAACGCGACTTCGACGGTCTGTGCCG